In Thalassoglobus sp. JC818, a single window of DNA contains:
- a CDS encoding substrate-binding domain-containing protein → MRTSNRPKHVGILVETDDSWGRNIVEAVCRFGRGRGWTVLITPRDPQGRLRLPTVWNGDGVIASLRSEASVRHVESLELPVVDVGNMVPKHDWLARVATDDAARGVMAFDHLRERGIEHFACYAPPIGRYSDIRSLSFKEAVEEGGFECAMYESTSEDAAGWLTNYSNVRQWLSTLPRPLGIFAADPYPARQLVEICALESVRIPDDVAVLSGDDDDLLCNVASPQISAVELASHRIGETAAQTLDRLMKGRRPAKRPVLIPPLRVRERHSTDILAMADHEVAEVLRYIRDNAGQGMTVSDLLREFPISRRRLEKRFRAVLNRSPAEEIRRVRMAHVGRLLLDSDIPIAQIAVEAGFATSASLSQAFRQHFGATPSEYRRRNDLKEN, encoded by the coding sequence GATTCCTGGGGTAGGAACATAGTTGAGGCGGTGTGTCGATTTGGTCGCGGTCGTGGCTGGACAGTGTTGATTACTCCGCGTGACCCGCAAGGGCGTTTACGATTGCCGACTGTTTGGAACGGCGATGGTGTGATTGCGTCGCTGCGGAGCGAAGCTTCGGTTCGGCATGTTGAGAGTCTGGAGTTGCCGGTTGTGGATGTGGGGAACATGGTCCCGAAGCATGACTGGTTGGCTCGTGTTGCGACCGATGATGCTGCGCGCGGTGTGATGGCGTTTGATCATCTTCGCGAGCGAGGCATCGAGCACTTTGCGTGTTACGCCCCGCCGATTGGTCGTTACTCGGATATTCGATCTCTGTCGTTCAAAGAAGCGGTTGAAGAAGGCGGATTCGAATGTGCAATGTATGAATCGACATCCGAAGACGCTGCAGGATGGTTGACGAATTATTCAAACGTTCGACAGTGGCTTTCGACTCTTCCGCGTCCTTTGGGAATCTTCGCGGCCGATCCGTATCCAGCACGGCAACTTGTTGAGATCTGTGCGTTGGAGTCTGTTCGGATTCCGGACGACGTTGCGGTCCTTTCGGGTGATGATGATGACCTGTTGTGCAATGTGGCTTCGCCTCAGATTTCGGCAGTCGAGTTGGCGAGTCATCGGATTGGAGAAACGGCGGCGCAAACTTTGGATCGCTTGATGAAAGGTCGTCGTCCTGCGAAGCGACCGGTCTTGATTCCTCCGCTCCGAGTTCGGGAACGCCACTCGACCGATATTCTTGCGATGGCAGATCATGAGGTCGCCGAAGTCTTACGTTACATTCGCGACAATGCCGGACAAGGGATGACCGTGTCCGATCTGTTGAGAGAGTTTCCAATTTCTCGCAGGAGGTTGGAGAAGAGATTTCGGGCGGTTTTGAATCGTAGCCCTGCGGAAGAAATTCGACGTGTCCGAATGGCTCATGTCGGACGCCTGTTGTTGGACTCTGATATCCCTATCGCTCAGATTGCTGTTGAGGCTGGTTTCGCAACGAGCGCATCGCTTTCGCAGGCGTTTCGCCAGCACTTCGGGGCGACTCCCAGCGAGTATCGTCGGCGGAACGATTTGAAAGAAAACTGA
- a CDS encoding PSD1 and planctomycete cytochrome C domain-containing protein — protein MNSLLSCCFAFMAIWLGLLVHSVSGQSSDALNPPETIDFERDIQPIFREHCYECHAGTTEEGNLNLGIKERAFDGGDSGTLIEAGKGEDSLLFQMISGDEGERLMPPDGSKQLSVEQIELVRRWIDQGAVWPASANVVNPKLDRAKTHWAFQRLAEQAIPPSRHSHDNWSKSPIDRFIYQKLHEADLRPAQPADAKTLVRRLYFDLIGLPPNPEQVSEFVRDHNLDPDKAIEKLVNQLLDSPHYGERWGRHWLDVARYADSDGQEADTDRPFAFRYRDFVIKALNDDMPYDQFVRWQIAGDEYAPDSDAAVSATGFLTAGTCYKLPDSFLESERLLNRYNELDDVISTLGSGLLGITVACARCHDHKFDAFSAKDYYQLLGVFHSGDRVTAKLPSGEDGFFFKDFDSERRTTWLFRRSDFYDREIELDLGFPEMLSAGADASQYWEQAKAAYSEMGEPKSTLQRRALANWITDTVQGGGALLARVIVNRVWHHHFGKGIVQTTGDFGVRGVPPTHPELLEYLTDDFVDSGWELKSLHRKILTSAVWQQSSTQEAVDPRGLNVDPGNQLLWKMTPVRLEAEVIRDAMLSVSDTLNLQAGGPGFKPYISPEANLARNIQGERYPENAPDDASTRRRSVYMFHKRLIPYPMFQAFDRPDLMVSCARRTNTTVAPQAMVILNDGFVRAVAREFAELLVDRTSAESSSTDVNLDLVIELAFQLSFSRLPTESEISASTEFLETQIQVRSERSEENPQLEALTDFCQSLFGLNEFIYVN, from the coding sequence GTGAATTCATTGTTGAGTTGCTGTTTTGCGTTCATGGCCATCTGGCTTGGATTGCTTGTGCACAGCGTTTCCGGCCAATCCTCAGACGCTCTCAATCCTCCCGAGACGATTGATTTTGAGCGAGACATTCAGCCGATCTTTCGTGAGCACTGCTACGAATGCCACGCGGGAACCACTGAGGAGGGCAATCTCAATTTGGGGATTAAGGAAAGAGCGTTCGACGGTGGTGACAGCGGGACATTGATCGAAGCTGGAAAGGGTGAAGATAGCTTGCTGTTTCAAATGATTTCCGGCGACGAGGGGGAGCGACTCATGCCGCCGGATGGGAGTAAACAGCTTTCGGTTGAGCAGATTGAACTGGTTCGTCGATGGATCGATCAAGGTGCCGTCTGGCCTGCGAGTGCGAATGTTGTCAATCCAAAGTTGGATCGAGCCAAGACCCATTGGGCGTTTCAACGTCTCGCCGAACAAGCGATTCCTCCGTCGCGGCATTCTCATGACAACTGGTCGAAGAGTCCAATCGACCGCTTCATCTATCAGAAGCTGCATGAGGCAGATTTGCGGCCAGCTCAGCCTGCTGATGCGAAGACGCTGGTCCGTCGATTGTATTTCGATCTGATCGGACTACCGCCAAACCCGGAACAGGTGAGTGAGTTTGTTCGCGATCACAATCTGGATCCTGACAAAGCAATTGAGAAGTTAGTCAATCAACTCCTGGATTCTCCTCACTACGGAGAGCGATGGGGACGGCACTGGCTGGATGTAGCACGATATGCCGACAGCGATGGGCAGGAAGCAGATACAGATCGACCATTCGCTTTCCGCTACCGCGACTTTGTTATCAAAGCTTTAAACGATGACATGCCTTACGATCAATTCGTACGGTGGCAGATTGCGGGAGACGAATACGCCCCCGACAGCGACGCTGCCGTCTCGGCAACCGGGTTTCTCACTGCTGGAACGTGTTACAAGCTGCCGGATTCCTTCCTTGAGAGTGAGCGACTCTTAAATCGCTATAATGAGCTGGACGATGTGATCTCTACTTTAGGGTCCGGGCTACTGGGGATTACAGTTGCTTGTGCTCGCTGCCACGATCACAAGTTCGATGCGTTCTCGGCGAAAGATTACTATCAGTTGCTGGGAGTTTTTCATAGCGGTGATCGCGTGACGGCAAAACTTCCGAGCGGCGAAGACGGGTTTTTCTTCAAAGACTTCGATAGTGAGCGAAGGACGACGTGGTTGTTTCGCCGTAGCGACTTCTACGATCGCGAGATCGAGCTTGATCTCGGGTTCCCTGAAATGTTGTCTGCTGGTGCTGATGCGAGTCAGTATTGGGAACAAGCGAAAGCTGCTTACTCTGAAATGGGCGAGCCCAAGAGTACGCTTCAGCGGCGGGCTCTGGCCAATTGGATTACCGATACCGTTCAAGGGGGCGGAGCGTTACTGGCTCGTGTGATCGTCAATCGGGTTTGGCATCACCACTTCGGAAAGGGAATTGTCCAGACGACGGGTGACTTTGGTGTTCGCGGCGTTCCGCCGACGCATCCGGAACTGCTCGAGTATTTGACGGATGATTTCGTCGACTCCGGTTGGGAGCTGAAATCACTTCACCGCAAAATCCTTACAAGCGCAGTATGGCAACAGTCGAGTACTCAAGAAGCTGTTGATCCTCGCGGACTGAACGTTGATCCGGGCAATCAATTGTTATGGAAGATGACTCCAGTTCGGCTTGAAGCGGAAGTGATTCGGGATGCAATGCTCTCGGTGAGTGACACATTAAATCTGCAAGCTGGTGGGCCAGGATTTAAGCCTTACATCTCTCCAGAAGCTAATCTCGCTCGGAATATTCAAGGCGAACGCTATCCAGAAAATGCTCCCGATGACGCCAGCACACGAAGACGCAGCGTGTACATGTTCCACAAGCGGCTGATTCCCTATCCAATGTTCCAAGCATTTGATCGGCCGGACTTAATGGTCAGCTGTGCACGCCGCACAAACACTACGGTCGCACCGCAAGCGATGGTGATTCTGAACGATGGTTTTGTCCGGGCTGTTGCTCGTGAATTTGCAGAGTTGTTAGTTGACAGGACATCTGCGGAGTCGTCTTCAACCGATGTAAACCTCGACTTGGTGATCGAATTAGCATTTCAATTGTCCTTCTCCCGTCTCCCGACTGAAAGTGAAATTTCAGCGTCAACGGAGTTTCTGGAAACACAGATTCAAGTGAGATCGGAACGCAGTGAAGAGAATCCTCAACTCGAAGCTCTGACCGATTTTTGTCAGTCACTTTTCGGGTTGAACGAGTTTATTTACGTGAATTAG